From the genome of Pseudarthrobacter sp. NIBRBAC000502772:
CCAGGCCGGTGCAGGGATCCGCATGCATGCAAAGCCCGGTGCCACGGTCCGTGCCGGCGAGCCGCTGATGACGCTGCTCACGGACACGCCGGAAAAGTTCGCGCGCGCCAAGGAATCCCTTGAACACGCCGTCACGGTTGCCCCGGAAGGGTCGCGCCCGGCCCAGCAGCTCATCATCGACCGAATAGCATAGGTACGATGCAGGCCATCAATGAATTCATCCTTGCCGCCGCCGGGCAGCCGTGGGTGCTCCTCCTTGTGCTGGCCTGCTGCCTGATCGACGGTTTTTTCCCGCCAATCCCCAGCGAATCCGTGGTGGTGGGCCTGTCCGCCGTTGCCGCCACCGCGGACGTCCCCAATCCCTGGCTTCTGATGGCCGTCGCGGGCCTGGGCGCTTTCTCAGGCGACAACATCGCATACCTCATTGGACGCCGGGTGGGTACCCGGCGTTGGCACTGGATGCGCGGACCGCGGATGCAAAGTGCCTTCCGCTGGGCAGGAGACGAGCTGAGGAAGCGTCCGGCGTCGCTCATCCTGGTGGCGCGGTTCATCCCGATCGGAAGAGTCGCCGTCAACCTCACCGCGGGCGTGACCCACTATTCGCACGTGCGCTTCGTCGGCCTGACGGTCCTGTCCGCCACGCTCTGGGCCTCCTACTCGGTGGGTATCGGGCTGTTCTTCGGCCAGTGGTTCGAAAACAACCATCTCCTCGGCGCGGCCATCGCCATCGTCTGCGCCGTGGGCCTTGGAATCGTGGTGGATCTGATCATTAACCGCATCCGGGGAAAGGCTCCTGTGGTGGAGCGGCTGAAGGATCCGGAAGCCTAGGGTTTGTGGCTCCCGCGCGTAGCGGGCGGGGTCCAGGGCATGGGACACTGAAGAGCGACTTACGTCACTTCCGGCTGCATCATTTCGTCTAGGAGCAAGACCCGCGTGGAGTTTATTAATGAGGCCGTGCTCCATGCAGCGGGCCAATGGTGGATCTACCCGGTCCTTCTGGTGTTCTTCTTCATCGACGGCTTTGCCATGGTGGTCCCCAGCGAGACGCTGATTGTGGCGTTGGCCGCGTTTTCCCGGCACAGCGGTGAACCGAATCTCTGGATCCTGGGCGCGACTGCCCTGGTTGGTGCCATCGCCGGTGACAACATGGCCTTTATGCTCGGCCGCAGGATCGGCCTTGACCGCTGGAAGTGGATGCGGCGCCCTAAAGTGCAGAAGGCCTTCGGCTGGGCACGGTATGAACTCGAAAAACGCGGCGCCGTCCTGATTTTCACCGCGCGCTACATTCCCTGGGGCCGGGTGGCGGTCAACTATGTGGCCGGCAGCACCGGCTTCGCGCACCGCCGGTTCTTCCTGCTGGACGCCTTCGCCTGCATCACCTGGGTGGGGTACTCAATCGGCATCGGGATCCTGGCCAGTTCGTTCCCCTGGCTCCACCACAACCCGCTGCTCAGCGCAGGCATTGCCGTGGTGTTCGCGATTGTGCTGGGCATCCTGATCGACCACCTGCTGCGCTGGTGGCACAAGCACTTGGCCCGCAATGACGCCGAAACCGTGGATGAATGGCTCGACGGCGGCCCGGAAGGTTCCCTGCCGGCGCACACCGCGGCTTCTCCGCTGCTGGCGTCTGCCCCGGCCGAGGCGGAGCAGCTGGGAAAGTAGCGGCTGGCATAAGCCGCCTGCCGACCCTAAGGTTGGATGGTGACTGAGCCTATTGTTGACGCTGCCCCTGCCATCGATTTCGACCTGAAGAGCCTGCCTAAGGTTTCGCTCCACGACCACCTGGACGGTGGTCTCCGTCCAGCCACCATCATCGAACTGGCCGAGGCCGTTGGCCACACGCTGCCCTCCACGGACCCGGTGGCCCTGGGCGAGTGGTTCCGCGAGTCCGCCGACTCCGGCTCGCTGGTCCGCTACCTGGAAACGTTCGACCACACGGTCGCCGTGATGCAGACCAAGGAAGGCCTCATCCGCGTCGCCAAGGAATTCGTGGAAGACCTCGCGGACGACGGCGTGGTGTACGGCGAAGTGCGCTGGGCGCCGGAGCAGCACCTCCAGAAGGGCCTGTCCCTGGACGAGGCTGTTGAAGCAGTCCAGGAAGGCCTCGAAGCCGGCGTCGACGCCGTGAGCGAAAGCGGTCGCGAAATCCAGGTGGGCCAGCTGATCACCGCCATGCGGCACGCGGACCGTGGCCAGGAAATCGCCGAGCTGGCTGTCCGCCACCGCAACAAGGGCGCTGTGGGCTTTGACATCGCCGGAGCAGAAGACGGCTTCCTCCCGTCCCGGTTCAAGGACGCCTTCACGTACCTCGCCCAGCACAACTTCCCCGCGACGGTGCACGCCGGCGAGGCCGCCGGACTCGAAAGCATCCAGTCCGCCCTCGTTGACGGCCGGGCACTGCGCCTGGGCCACGGCGTCCGGATCGCCGAGGACATCATGGTGGAGTTCGACGACGAAGACGACGAGGCCGCGGGCGACGACGACAGCATCGGCCTGGTCACGCTGGGCGATCTGTCCAGCTGGGTCCGTGACCGGGGCATCGCCCTGGAGATCTGCCCGTCATCGAATCTTCAGACCGGAGCGATTGCCGGATTCGGCGAGGGCATTGAGAGCCACCCGCTGGACATGCTGTACCAGCTGGGCTTCAACGTCACCATCAACACCGACAACCGGCTGATGAGCGGCGTCACCCTGACGGACGAGTTCGAGCTCCTCGTGGAAACCTTCGACTACGACCTCGACGATCTGCTGGAGCTCACGCTGAACGCTGCCGAGGCCTCCTTCCTGCCGCTTGAAGAGAAGGAAGCGTTAGTGGAGTACATCAACGACGCCTACGACAACCTTGGCTGAGCACGCTCCCATCGATCGGCTGGTCGCTGGGCCCACGGCAGCCGGGGTCCCCGGGCGAGCTTGCGAGCTGGGGGAGCTGTTGGGGATCGTGGCCCAGCTGCGGGAGCACTGCCCATGGATGGGCGCCCTCACCCATGCCTCGCTGGTGGAGTACCTCCTGGAGGAGGCCTTCGAGGTTGCCGAGACCATCGAGACCGGCGCGGATGACGTGGAGCTTCGCGGCGAACTGGGCGATGTGCTGCTTCAAGTGGTGCTGCACGCCCGGCTCGCCGAGGAGCGCGGCACGTTCATGTTCGACGACGTCGCACGCGGGCTGAGTGCCAAAATGGTCCGCCGCAATCCCCATGTCTTCCGGCCTGACGGCACGCTGCAGGACACTTTCCCTGCTTCGGTGGCCGAGATTGTCCGGAAGTGGGACGCCGTGAAGACTGCGGAACGTCCGGAGCGAACGGGGCCCTTTGAAGGGATCCCGGACGCGCTGCCGGCCCTGGCGAAGGCGCAGAAGTTCCTTGACCGGGCCGAGCGGGCCGGAACTGTGGTTGAGCTTGCGGAAACCCCGGAAGTCGAAACCGCAACGACGGAGGAGGAGCTCGGCGACCTGCTGCTCGCCGTCGTCGGCTCTGCCCGTGCCAAGGGATTCGACGCCGAACGGGCCCTCCGGGGCGCCATTCGGCGGCAGTTCGCGTCGCCATCATGACGTCCGGGTGATGGATAGGGTTCCGTAACCTGCACCACTCTCGACTAGGCTTGGTCCCTGACGAGGACGTCCCAGATTTAACGCTTTTTCCAGCTGTTCGTTCCCCCAAAATCGCCCATAAGGAGCACATCCATGGCGCTTATCGATGCCATCCACGCCCGCGAAATCCTCGATTCCCGCGGAAACCCGACCGTAGAAGTTGAAGTACTGCTCTCCGACGGCCAGATCGGCCGCGCGGCAGTACCGTCCGGTGCCTCCACCGGTGAGCACGAGGCTGTTGAGCTCCGTGACGGAGACAAGGGACGTTACCTCGGCAAGGGTGTCCAGAAAGCCGTTGACGCTGTCATCGACCAGATCGCTCCGGCACTGACCGGCTTCGACGCCACCGACCAGCGCAGCATCGACCAGGCCATGATCGACCTGGACGGCACCCCCAACAAGGCCAAGCTCGGCGCCAACGCCATCCTGGGCGTTTCGCTGGCCGTTGCCAACGCCGCTGCCGCCTCCGCAGACCTGCCGCTGTACAAGTACCTGGGCGGCCCCAACGCGCACGTCCTGCCGGTTCCGCTGATGAACATCCTCAACGGTGGCTCGCACGCCGACTCCGACGTGGACATCCAGGAATTCATGATCGTGCCGATCGGCGCCGAGACGTTCTCCGAGGGCCTCCGCTGGGGCGTCGAGGTCTACCACAACCTCAAGTCCGTCCTGCAGGCCAAGGGCCTGTCCACCGGCCTGGGTGACGAAGGTGGCTTCGCGCCTAACCTGCCGTCCAACCGTGCTGCGCTGGACCTGATCCAGGAAGCCATCACGAACGCCGGCTACACCCCGGGCAAGGACATCGCCCTGGCACTGGACGTCGCCTCCTCCGAGTTCTTCAAGGACGGCGCCTACCAGTTCGAGGGCAAGGCACTGTCCGCCACCGAGATGAGCGCCTACTACGCCGAGCTCGTGGCCGACTACCCGCTGGTTTCCATCGAGGATCCCCTGGATGAGAACGACTGGGACGGCTGGAAGACCCTCACCGACAGCATCGGTGACAAGGTCCAGCTCGTCGGCGATGACCTCTTCGTCACCAACCCGGCCATCCTGCAGCGCGGCATCGACACCAAGACCGCCAACTCCCTGCTGGTCAAGGTCAACCAGATCGGTTCACTGACCGAAACGCTGGACGCCGTCAGCCTGGCCCAGCGCGCCGGTTACACCACCATCACCTCGCACCGCTCCGGCGAGACCGAGGACACCACCATCGCCGACATCTCGGTGGCCACCAATGCCGGCCAGATCAAGACCGGTGCCCCGGCACGCTCGGAGCGCGTTGCCAAGTACAACCAGCTCCTGCGCATCGAAGAAGAACTCGACGACGCCGCACGCTACGCCGGCCGCAGCGCTTTCCCGCGTTTCAAGGGCTAGTAGCCGCGTAAACCTCTGACCGGTGGCTATGGTTGAACGACCATAGCCACCGGTTTTTGTTTAGCCGGCATTGATTGAGCCGGCATCAAGCGCAGAGTTGCGGCCAGAGGCAGGCCGCACGTTTCAGGAGTGTCATGGCCACCCGCCGTCCCAAAGTTCCCAAAGCCGCTTCGAGGCATCAGGCCACCACGGACCCAGCCGCGGAAGACGCCGGCGTCATCCGCGCCGATTTTGGCGGTACACCCAGCAGCGCAAAGGGCGGGAACACGGGCAAAACCGGCCCGGCGTCCAGCGCCGGAACATCCGCATCGGACACCAGGCTCCCGGCAAGCAAAGGGCAGGGGGGCGGCCGCAGCGGTAACGCCGCGGGCAAGACACGGAAGCCTGACACCACGCAGGATGATAGCCAGCCGGTGCCCGCCAAGGCGTTCTCCGGCCGCATGCTGGCACTCGCGGTGGTCATGATTGCCATCACCATCATGCTGGCCCCCACCGTGAAGATCTTCTTCGACAAACGCGCCGAACTCGCCGCCCTCAGCGCCGATATCGCCGCCCGCCAGGCCGAGCAGGACGCCCTGCGGCAGCAGATCTCACGGTGGCAGGATCCGAACTACGTGAAACAGCAGGCCCGCGACCGCATTAACATGGTTATGCCGGGTGAATCCGGCTACTGGGTCTTCGGCAGCGATCTGCCGGCCGGAACAAGCAGTAGCCTGACCGCCACAGCAGCACAAGACCCCGCCGATCTGCCGTGGGTGGATTCCCTGTGGGAGTCCATCAGGCGTGCGGCCACAGACTGAACAGCTAGAGGAAGGATGGCCCGCGCCAGTGGAAGAAAACACGGCGACTGCGCCGGAGAAGTCCCGCCAGCCATCAGCACACGATCTTGAAGTACTCAGCAGGCAGTTGGGACGGCCGGTGCGCGATGTGGTGGAAATCCCGGCGCGCTGCGTCTGTGGCAACCCCCTCGTCGCCGCCACCGCACCGCGGCTGAGCAACGGGACGCCGTTTCCCACCACATTTTATCTGACCCACCCCGTCATCACGTCGGCGGTTTCCCGGCTGGAAGCTGCCGGGCTGATGAACGACATGAATGAACGCCTGAGCGCCGATGAGCCCCTCGCGGCCGCCTACCGTGCGGCGCACGAGGACTATCTCGGAGCCCGCGCGGCCATCGGCGAGCGTTCCGGCATCGGCGCCGTCCCGGAAATTGACGGCATCTCCGCCGGCGGCATGCCCACCCGGGTCAAATGCCTCCACGTCCTGGTGGGCCACTCCCTCGCGGCAGGTCCCGGCGTGAACCCGCTGGGGGATGAGGCCATTGCCGGCATCAGTGAATGGTGGACAACGGACCGCTGCTATTGCGACGGCGCCTGGGACACCGCAGGGGAGGCCCCGTCAAAGGATCTCAGCCGCCACGGACCCCAGGGCCTGCCGGAGATCGTGGGCCGGCCCGCTCCGGTCCGCAAGACAGCAAGCGCTGACGGGGCAGGGGCATGACCCGCGTCGCCGCCATCGACTGCGGCACGAACTCGCTCCGCCTGCTCATCGCCGACATCGACCGCAGCAACGGGACAGCGAAGCTCACCGACGTTGTCCGCGAGATGCGGGTTGTCCGGCTGGGCCAGGGCGTGGACGCCACCGGCGAACTTGCCCCTGAGGCACTGGAGCGCACCTTCGCGGCCACACGGGAATACGCAGCCATGATCCGTGAGCATGGCGCCGACTCCATCCGTTTTGTGGCAACCTCGGCCAGCCGGGACGCGCGCAACCGCCAGGTTTTTGTGGACGGGATCCGGGAACTGCTGGGCGTTGAGCCGGAAGTTATCTCGGGCGATGAAGAAGCTGCCCTGTCGTTCGCCGGGGCCAGCAGCGTGCTGCCCATCCTTGACGGCGAGCAGGTGCTGGTGGTGGACCTCGGCGGCGGCAGCACGGAGTTCGTCCTAGGTACCGCCAGCGGTGTTACGGCCGCCAAGTCCGTGGATGTCGGCTGCGTCCGCCTGACCGAACGGCACCTGCAGGACGATCCGCCCACGGCGGAGCAGATCGCCGCCGCGGAAGCCGACATCGATGCCGCCATCGCCCGGGCGGGGCTGGACGTTCCGCTGGAACGCGCCACAGCCGTCGTCGGGGTGGCCGGCTCGATCACCACCATCACCGCCCATGCCCTGCGGCTTCCGGAGTATTCGCCGGCGGCGATCCACGGGACGGAATTGTCCATCGGCACCATCATCGAAGCCGCTACTGACCTCCTCCACCTGACCAGGCGGGAACGTGCCGAACTGGCGTACATGCACCCCGGCCGCGTCGACGTCATGGGTGCCGGCGGGCTGGTGTGGCGGCGCATCCTGGAGCGGCTGAATGAACTCACTGCGGGCCGGATCGTCACGGCCACGGCCAGTGAACACGATATTCTTGACGGAATTGCCCTGAGCATCCACTAACCAGGCCTTCAGCCAACCAAGCATGGGAACCCACATGACCAGAGCAACAGCACGGTTCCGCCGGGCCGCGTCAGCTCTCCTGGCGATGACCCTTGCCGGCGTCAGCCTGGCCGCCGGACTGACCCTGGCGCCCGCGGCCATGGCCGACGCCGAACGGGACAAGCAGTACTGGCTTGGCGAATCCGGAATTACAAAGGCCTGGGAGGTTTCCAAGGGCGCGGGTGTCAAGATCGCGGTGATCGACAGCGGCGTGGATGCCCAGCACCCTGACCTGAAGGGCGCCGTCACCGGAGGCTTCGACGTGTCCGGGGCCGGCACTCCCAACGGGCAGAAAAGCCTGGGGGTCAAGCCGGAACACGGGACCCTGGTGGCCACAATACTGGCCGGCCGCGGACACCAGCCAGCCGGCGCCACCGCCTCACCCAAACCAGGCCCGGCTGCCGGTCCGGACGGCATGATTGGCGTGGCCCCTGAATCTGAGATCCTGTCCGTGTCAACGTGGCTGGGATCGGCCAACCCCGCGGGCAAGAGTGATCAGGACCAGATCCCGGAAGCGGTCCGTTGGGCCGTGGACAACGGGGCCAAAGTCATTAACATTTCGCTGGGCAGCGCAACGCCGCAGTGGCCCCAGAGCTGGGACGCTGCCTTCCTCTATGCCGAGCAGAAGGATGTGGTGATCGTTGCCGCCGCCGGAAACCGGATAGGCGGCAACCTCCAGGTCGGCGCGCCCGCCACTATCCCCGGCGTCCTCACCGTCGCCGGCCTGGACCGCAAGGGCACAGCGAGCGTCGACTCGTCCTCCCAGGGGATCAGCATCGGTGTGGCGGCCCCGGCTGAAAACCTGCTGGGCGGGCTGCCGGGCGGCGGCTACGCAGAATGGGCGGGAACGTCCGGAGCTGCCCCGATCGTTGCCGGTGTGGCCGCGCTCATCCGTTCCAAGTGGCCGGAGATGAGCGCCAAGCAGGTCATCAACCGGATCGTCAGCACGGCCAAGGACGCCGGTCCTGCCGGAAAAGACCCGCTGTACGGCTTTGGCGTGCTGAACGCCGAGGCTGCCCTGAAGGACTCCGTCCCGGAAGCCGCCGCCAACCCGCTCGGCTCCATCGCGGACTGGATCCGCGTGCACCGCCGCGGCAACCTGGGTGCGCCGGCGCCGGTGCCCACCGACGAAGTGGCAAGTGCCGTTCCCACGCTGCCCGAACCCACTGTGCCCGCGGCGAAGGCGCCCTCACAGCGTGACAGTGCCGTTGGCGCCGCCGTCGTGATCGGTTCAGTGATCCTCTTTGTGGTGATCATCGGGGCAGCCGTCGTCCAGCTGCGGAGGGCTGCCCGTAACCCCGGAGCAGCG
Proteins encoded in this window:
- a CDS encoding DedA family protein, with product MQAINEFILAAAGQPWVLLLVLACCLIDGFFPPIPSESVVVGLSAVAATADVPNPWLLMAVAGLGAFSGDNIAYLIGRRVGTRRWHWMRGPRMQSAFRWAGDELRKRPASLILVARFIPIGRVAVNLTAGVTHYSHVRFVGLTVLSATLWASYSVGIGLFFGQWFENNHLLGAAIAIVCAVGLGIVVDLIINRIRGKAPVVERLKDPEA
- a CDS encoding DedA family protein is translated as MEFINEAVLHAAGQWWIYPVLLVFFFIDGFAMVVPSETLIVALAAFSRHSGEPNLWILGATALVGAIAGDNMAFMLGRRIGLDRWKWMRRPKVQKAFGWARYELEKRGAVLIFTARYIPWGRVAVNYVAGSTGFAHRRFFLLDAFACITWVGYSIGIGILASSFPWLHHNPLLSAGIAVVFAIVLGILIDHLLRWWHKHLARNDAETVDEWLDGGPEGSLPAHTAASPLLASAPAEAEQLGK
- a CDS encoding adenosine deaminase; this encodes MTEPIVDAAPAIDFDLKSLPKVSLHDHLDGGLRPATIIELAEAVGHTLPSTDPVALGEWFRESADSGSLVRYLETFDHTVAVMQTKEGLIRVAKEFVEDLADDGVVYGEVRWAPEQHLQKGLSLDEAVEAVQEGLEAGVDAVSESGREIQVGQLITAMRHADRGQEIAELAVRHRNKGAVGFDIAGAEDGFLPSRFKDAFTYLAQHNFPATVHAGEAAGLESIQSALVDGRALRLGHGVRIAEDIMVEFDDEDDEAAGDDDSIGLVTLGDLSSWVRDRGIALEICPSSNLQTGAIAGFGEGIESHPLDMLYQLGFNVTINTDNRLMSGVTLTDEFELLVETFDYDLDDLLELTLNAAEASFLPLEEKEALVEYINDAYDNLG
- a CDS encoding MazG nucleotide pyrophosphohydrolase domain-containing protein gives rise to the protein MGALTHASLVEYLLEEAFEVAETIETGADDVELRGELGDVLLQVVLHARLAEERGTFMFDDVARGLSAKMVRRNPHVFRPDGTLQDTFPASVAEIVRKWDAVKTAERPERTGPFEGIPDALPALAKAQKFLDRAERAGTVVELAETPEVETATTEEELGDLLLAVVGSARAKGFDAERALRGAIRRQFASPS
- the eno gene encoding phosphopyruvate hydratase; this translates as MALIDAIHAREILDSRGNPTVEVEVLLSDGQIGRAAVPSGASTGEHEAVELRDGDKGRYLGKGVQKAVDAVIDQIAPALTGFDATDQRSIDQAMIDLDGTPNKAKLGANAILGVSLAVANAAAASADLPLYKYLGGPNAHVLPVPLMNILNGGSHADSDVDIQEFMIVPIGAETFSEGLRWGVEVYHNLKSVLQAKGLSTGLGDEGGFAPNLPSNRAALDLIQEAITNAGYTPGKDIALALDVASSEFFKDGAYQFEGKALSATEMSAYYAELVADYPLVSIEDPLDENDWDGWKTLTDSIGDKVQLVGDDLFVTNPAILQRGIDTKTANSLLVKVNQIGSLTETLDAVSLAQRAGYTTITSHRSGETEDTTIADISVATNAGQIKTGAPARSERVAKYNQLLRIEEELDDAARYAGRSAFPRFKG
- a CDS encoding septum formation initiator family protein, whose translation is MATRRPKVPKAASRHQATTDPAAEDAGVIRADFGGTPSSAKGGNTGKTGPASSAGTSASDTRLPASKGQGGGRSGNAAGKTRKPDTTQDDSQPVPAKAFSGRMLALAVVMIAITIMLAPTVKIFFDKRAELAALSADIAARQAEQDALRQQISRWQDPNYVKQQARDRINMVMPGESGYWVFGSDLPAGTSSSLTATAAQDPADLPWVDSLWESIRRAATD
- a CDS encoding DUF501 domain-containing protein, coding for MEENTATAPEKSRQPSAHDLEVLSRQLGRPVRDVVEIPARCVCGNPLVAATAPRLSNGTPFPTTFYLTHPVITSAVSRLEAAGLMNDMNERLSADEPLAAAYRAAHEDYLGARAAIGERSGIGAVPEIDGISAGGMPTRVKCLHVLVGHSLAAGPGVNPLGDEAIAGISEWWTTDRCYCDGAWDTAGEAPSKDLSRHGPQGLPEIVGRPAPVRKTASADGAGA
- a CDS encoding Ppx/GppA phosphatase family protein encodes the protein MTRVAAIDCGTNSLRLLIADIDRSNGTAKLTDVVREMRVVRLGQGVDATGELAPEALERTFAATREYAAMIREHGADSIRFVATSASRDARNRQVFVDGIRELLGVEPEVISGDEEAALSFAGASSVLPILDGEQVLVVDLGGGSTEFVLGTASGVTAAKSVDVGCVRLTERHLQDDPPTAEQIAAAEADIDAAIARAGLDVPLERATAVVGVAGSITTITAHALRLPEYSPAAIHGTELSIGTIIEAATDLLHLTRRERAELAYMHPGRVDVMGAGGLVWRRILERLNELTAGRIVTATASEHDILDGIALSIH
- a CDS encoding S8 family serine peptidase — its product is MTRATARFRRAASALLAMTLAGVSLAAGLTLAPAAMADAERDKQYWLGESGITKAWEVSKGAGVKIAVIDSGVDAQHPDLKGAVTGGFDVSGAGTPNGQKSLGVKPEHGTLVATILAGRGHQPAGATASPKPGPAAGPDGMIGVAPESEILSVSTWLGSANPAGKSDQDQIPEAVRWAVDNGAKVINISLGSATPQWPQSWDAAFLYAEQKDVVIVAAAGNRIGGNLQVGAPATIPGVLTVAGLDRKGTASVDSSSQGISIGVAAPAENLLGGLPGGGYAEWAGTSGAAPIVAGVAALIRSKWPEMSAKQVINRIVSTAKDAGPAGKDPLYGFGVLNAEAALKDSVPEAAANPLGSIADWIRVHRRGNLGAPAPVPTDEVASAVPTLPEPTVPAAKAPSQRDSAVGAAVVIGSVILFVVIIGAAVVQLRRAARNPGAAREEPDTGAFQTVDSGGKS